One window of the Candidatus Methylomirabilota bacterium genome contains the following:
- the nuoK gene encoding NADH-quinone oxidoreductase subunit NuoK, with protein sequence MPTGLPPYVPLHAYLVLAAVLFSIGLFGVVTRRNTIGILLGIELMLNSVNINLVAFARFSGDVAGLVFTLFTISITVAEVALGLALVILIFRVRRTAIADHLDLLRG encoded by the coding sequence ATGCCCACCGGGCTGCCCCCCTACGTCCCCCTCCACGCGTACCTGGTCCTCGCCGCCGTCCTCTTCTCGATCGGCCTCTTCGGCGTGGTGACGCGGCGGAACACCATCGGCATCCTGCTCGGCATCGAGCTGATGCTCAACTCGGTGAACATCAACCTCGTCGCCTTCGCCCGCTTCAGCGGTGATGTGGCCGGCCTCGTCTTCACCCTCTTCACGATCTCGATCACGGTGGCGGAGGTGGCGCTTGGTCTCGCCCTCGTGATCCTCATCTTCCGGGTGCGGCGCACCGCCATCGCCGACCACCTCGACCTCCTCAGGGGATGA